From a region of the Alnus glutinosa chromosome 1, dhAlnGlut1.1, whole genome shotgun sequence genome:
- the LOC133861591 gene encoding uncharacterized protein LOC133861591 produces MVCASVDGDGERPRISEKAMEMGSERSKALHNFTLSSLKWGNQRYLRCKKPSPPDDVAKVDRRSPVSRTESSPATRRRELERRRKRDWKPEEGIEAVREKLMFDLKTAANKMKDALRKEVEEEEEEIEEEEEMGEEADESAVEAMRPWNLRTRRAHCKAPIEEGKGLRIGERKKVNSSSPLRSDNNGGVRSARLRGGVGGAAVENKEERTKLMVSLSRKEVEEDFMAILGQRPARRPKKRHMTVQKQLDSLFPGLWLSEVTLDLYKVPESAENDKR; encoded by the exons ATGGTGTGTGCGAGTGTGGACGGAGACGGAGAGAGACCGCGTATATCCGAGAAGGCCATGGAGATGGGATCGGAGAGATCGAAGGCTCTGCACAATTTCACGCTGTCGAGTCTGAAGTGGGGGAACCAGAGGTACCTGCGGTGCAAGAAACCGAGTCCTCCGGACGACGTAGCCAAGGTCGATCGGCGATCTCCGGTTTCGAGGACGGAGAGCTCGCCAGCGACCCGGCGCAGGGAATtagagaggaggaggaagagggaTTGGAAACCGGAGGAGGGGATTGAGGCGGTGAGAGAGAAGCTGATGTTTGATCTGAAAACAGCAGCGAATAAGATGAAAGACGCCCTTAGGAAGGAAgtggaggaagaggaggaggaaattgaagaggaggaggagatggGGGAGGAAGCGGACGAGTCGGCGGTAGAGGCAATGAGGCCATGGAATCTAAGGACGAGGAGAGCGCATTGTAAGGCTCCGATTGAAGAAGGGAAGGGGTTGAGGATCGGGGAGAGGAAGAAGGTGAATTCGTCTTCACCGTTGAGGAGCGATAACAATGGCGGCGTGAGGTCGGCGAGGCTTAGAGGCGGAGTCGGAGGAGCAGCGGTGGAGAATAAGGAAGAGAGGACCAAGTTGATGGTGTCGCTGTCGAGGAAGGAGGTCGAGGAGGATTTCATGGCGATTCTGGGCCAGAGGCCGGCCAGGAGGCCCAAAAAGCGGCACATGACTGTTCAGAAGCAATTGGAT TCGTTATTTCCGGGGTTGTGGTTGTCGGAGGTTACGCTCGATTTGTACAAGGTTCCTGAATCCGCTGAGAACGACAAG AGGTAG